Proteins encoded within one genomic window of Bacillus sp. F19:
- a CDS encoding amino acid permease — MLNQNQELKKELKERHILMIALGGVIGTGLFLSTGYTIGEAGPGGAILAYLIGGFVMYLTMLCLGELAVANPTVGSYQTYATKFISPGAGYVVGWMSWLNWSVTIGLELLTVSILMKRWFPDVAPWIWCIVFAILLFGINALSTKSFAEVEFWFAGIKVITVIAFILLGGAAMFGFLQMGSGEPAPFLSNFTDHGGLFPNGIAAILITMIGVNFSFQGTELVGIAAGESENPEKTIPKAINSTAWRILIFFILSVFVLAGLFPWKEAGLVESPFVVVFDNIGIPYAADIMNFVIITAVLSVANSGLYATSRMLWSMSRQGMIHERFGKLNKSGVPINALAASMIVGCLCLLCGFFAEDTVYLWLLSIAGFGAVFVWASIALSNYLGRKKFLRNGGKISDLKFRTPFYPIVPLAALSANVLVMVSLAFIPDQRMAIYCGIPFLIACALYYRFSAKDKMEKKRLVQEQDLMELNREKIL, encoded by the coding sequence ATGTTAAATCAGAATCAGGAATTGAAAAAAGAATTAAAAGAAAGGCATATTTTGATGATTGCCCTAGGCGGTGTAATCGGTACAGGACTATTCCTGAGCACCGGGTATACCATTGGCGAGGCGGGACCGGGAGGAGCAATTCTCGCATATCTGATTGGCGGCTTTGTCATGTATTTGACAATGCTTTGCCTCGGTGAATTGGCCGTTGCAAACCCAACTGTAGGATCTTATCAAACTTACGCAACGAAATTTATATCACCGGGAGCAGGCTATGTGGTAGGGTGGATGTCGTGGCTGAACTGGTCCGTCACAATCGGCCTGGAACTGCTTACGGTCAGTATTTTGATGAAGCGCTGGTTTCCAGATGTTGCGCCGTGGATTTGGTGCATCGTATTCGCCATCCTGCTTTTTGGCATCAATGCATTGTCTACAAAAAGCTTTGCAGAAGTTGAGTTTTGGTTTGCAGGTATCAAGGTAATTACCGTTATCGCTTTTATTCTTTTAGGCGGAGCAGCCATGTTTGGATTTCTTCAAATGGGGAGCGGGGAGCCTGCTCCATTTCTAAGCAATTTTACGGATCACGGAGGATTATTTCCAAATGGAATAGCGGCAATTTTAATTACGATGATCGGCGTGAATTTTTCTTTTCAGGGAACGGAACTCGTTGGAATCGCAGCGGGGGAGAGTGAGAATCCTGAAAAAACAATTCCAAAAGCCATCAATAGTACAGCTTGGCGCATTCTTATCTTCTTTATTCTCTCTGTTTTTGTATTGGCTGGACTGTTTCCATGGAAAGAAGCAGGACTTGTGGAAAGTCCGTTTGTGGTTGTATTTGATAACATTGGGATTCCATATGCGGCTGACATTATGAACTTTGTTATTATCACTGCAGTGTTATCGGTCGCAAACTCTGGATTATACGCTACATCCCGTATGCTCTGGTCGATGTCCAGACAGGGGATGATTCATGAAAGGTTCGGGAAGCTGAATAAAAGCGGAGTACCTATCAATGCTCTAGCTGCAAGCATGATTGTAGGCTGCTTGTGCCTATTGTGCGGTTTTTTTGCCGAAGACACAGTATACTTGTGGCTGCTGTCTATCGCAGGTTTTGGAGCAGTGTTTGTATGGGCATCCATCGCTCTTTCCAACTACTTAGGCAGGAAAAAGTTTTTGAGAAACGGCGGAAAGATCAGTGACCTGAAGTTCAGGACGCCGTTTTATCCGATCGTTCCTCTAGCTGCGCTGTCTGCCAATGTACTGGTGATGGTGAGCCTAGCTTTTATTCCAGACCAAAGAATGGCAATTTACTGCGGAATTCCTTTTCTGATAGCGTGCGCTTTATATTATCGTTTTTCAGCAAAGGACAAGATGGAGAAGAAGCGGCTCGTTCAAGAGCAGGACTTAATGGAATTGAATCGAGAAAAGATCTTATAG
- a CDS encoding DUF4017 family protein, with translation MKNIIQPVLAYLIVCIIVISIPDYPGYNFLGWKLFVGQIYAIPLLIVTAIVTILINKKRI, from the coding sequence ATAAAAAATATAATTCAGCCAGTATTAGCCTATTTGATTGTTTGTATAATAGTAATCTCAATTCCTGATTATCCAGGCTATAATTTCTTAGGATGGAAATTGTTTGTTGGACAAATATATGCAATTCCACTATTGATCGTTACGGCCATAGTTACCATTTTGATAAATAAAAAACGTATATAA